In one Juglans regia cultivar Chandler chromosome 11, Walnut 2.0, whole genome shotgun sequence genomic region, the following are encoded:
- the LOC109021283 gene encoding vesicle-associated protein 2-2-like, with translation MSTKLLEIQPKELKFTVELKKHSSCSVRLVNNTEHSVAFKVKTTSPKKYSVRPNVGIVLPKSTYDFTVTMQAQRTAPLDMECKDKFLIQSTIVPLGTTDEHIMSSMFTKDGGKYIEENKLRVMLVCPPDSPPLSPINRVTKQGLDHEDSQLENQALGRVETLKMVAVAVDESELVNDEVQKQENDVELKTVKDAEQKPAKVAELKPAKDLEYEPEKDAEFDLAEDEMLNSVKIVEDLNIVKDIEEMKSKLEFLGSKLREAEDTIYKLTEERKSSIQDIEALKEKLAELSRTGIKRIQVGFPLLFVCMVALISVLVGYLLHP, from the exons atgagtacaaaacttttagaaattcAACCGAAGGAACTCAAATTCACGG ttgaattgaaaaagcATAGCTCGTGCTCTGTTCGACTTGTCAATAACACTGAACACTCTGTTGCTTTTAAG GTTAAAACTACATCACCTAAGAAGTATAGTGTGCGTCCAAATGTAGGCATTGTTTTGCCAAAGTCAACCTATGATTTTACAG TTACAATGCAAGCTCAACGGACAGCTCCACTTGATATGGAGTGCAAAGACAAGTTCTTGATCCAAAGCACAATAGTTCCTTTGGGAACAACTGATGAGCACATCATGTCTAGCATG TTCACTAAAGATGGTGGGAAGTACATCGAAGAGAACAAACTGAGAGTGATGCTCGTTTGCCCACCCGATTCACCGCCATTATCACCAATTAATAGAGTAACAAAACAGGGGCTGGATCATGAAGATTCGCAGCTGGAAAATCAAGCTTTGGGTAGAGTTGAAACACTGAAAATG GTTGCTGTGGCTGTAGACGAGTCTGAATTGGTTAATGACGAGGTGCAAAAGCAAGAAAATGATGTGGAGTTGAAAACAGTGAAGGATGCAGAACAGAAGCCAGCGAAGGTTGCAGAACTGAAGCCTGCAAAGGATCTAGAATATGAACCAGAAAAGGATGCAGAATTTGATCTGGCAGAAGATGAGATGTTAAACTCTGTAAAGATTGTAGAGGATTTGAATATAGTTAAAGATATTGAGGAGATGAAGTCAAAATTAGAATTTCTTGGATCGAAGCTAAGGGAG GCTGAAGATACTATTTATAAGCTAACAGAGGAGAGGAAATCAAGCATTCAAGATATAGAAGCCTTGAAGGAGAAACTC GCAGAGTTGAGCAGAACAGGAATAAAGAGAATTCAAGTCGGGTTTCCTCTTCTATTTGTTTGTATGGTGGCACTTATCAGTGTTTTGGTTGGATACCTTTTACACCCTTAA
- the LOC109021284 gene encoding trafficking protein particle complex subunit 6B: protein MGREVSESCVDSLLTEMVSSYCDRFYANKPELAARRIEAIGFQVGHQLSERYTMERPRFSDNLEAIKFICKDFWSELFKKQIDNLKTNHKGTFVLQDNRFRWLARMSIDPSSEDGDLSQDNSAPVTENKATQATSMHLYFPCGIIRGALSNLGIPCAVSADISSLPACSFVVRIKA from the exons ATGGGGAGGGAGGTCTCAGAGAGCTGCGTTGATAGCCTACTCACAGAAATGGTGTCATCGTACTGCGATCGGTTCTACGCTAATAAGCCCGAACTCGCCGCCCGTCGGATCGAGGCCATTGGCTTCCAGGTCGGCCACCAGCTCTCCGAACG ATATACCATGGAGCGGCCTCGATTCAGTGATAATCTTGAGGCAATCAAGTTTATCTGCAAGGACTTCTGGTCGGAGCTTTTCAAGAAGCAAATAGACAACTTAAAGACCAATCATAAA GGTACCTTTGTGTTGCAAGATAATCGGTTTCGTTGGCTTGCACGCATGTCAATTGATCCATCATCTGAAGATGGAGATTTATCTCAAGATAATTCTGCGCCTGTGACTGAAAACAAGGCAACACAGGCTACAAGCATGCATCTGTATTTCCCATGTGGAATTATAAGGGGGGCTCTTTCAAATTTGGGAATTCCTTGTGCAGTTTCTGCGGATATATCTAGCCTTCCTGCAT GTTCATTTGTAGTTCGCATAAAGGCCTGA